The following proteins are encoded in a genomic region of Planococcus lenghuensis:
- a CDS encoding MBL fold metallo-hydrolase, with protein MRRYTVNGTTVFQSALFQTTSTVIEWDDAVLIVDPNTLPAEIEEIQQHVNKIRGNKACYLLFTHGDFDHIIGYRAFPDTIVIASEELLRHPQKERKLQLIRDFDQTYYITRSYPIEFPQPDIVISEDSQQIQVGSVTLTFYKAPGHSADSLFTVIDSAGVFLAGDYLSDFELPFIYHSANAYEDTLKKAQTILDNHAICLLIPGHGRHTEDRQEMQRRIEQSLQHLDRLKKAAVSGDEQALARLAQEHGFPSSFTEESHAENIRIIREESTYTEEKL; from the coding sequence TTGCGGCGTTACACGGTCAATGGCACCACAGTATTCCAAAGCGCCTTATTCCAAACAACATCAACTGTTATTGAATGGGATGATGCTGTTCTGATTGTCGATCCGAATACGCTGCCGGCTGAAATTGAAGAAATTCAGCAGCATGTCAACAAAATCAGAGGAAACAAGGCATGCTATTTGCTGTTTACGCATGGGGATTTTGACCACATCATCGGCTATCGGGCCTTTCCGGATACGATTGTCATTGCGAGTGAAGAATTGCTTCGGCATCCACAAAAAGAACGGAAATTGCAGCTGATCCGGGATTTTGATCAAACCTACTACATAACTCGATCTTATCCGATCGAGTTCCCGCAGCCTGATATTGTGATTTCCGAAGACAGTCAACAAATCCAAGTCGGTTCAGTCACTCTCACATTTTATAAAGCACCTGGCCATTCGGCCGACAGTCTGTTCACGGTCATTGATTCAGCCGGAGTCTTCTTGGCTGGTGACTACCTGTCAGACTTCGAACTGCCTTTTATTTACCATAGCGCTAACGCTTACGAGGACACATTGAAAAAAGCGCAAACCATTTTAGACAACCATGCGATTTGTCTGCTCATTCCCGGCCACGGCCGGCATACGGAAGACCGGCAGGAGATGCAGAGAAGAATCGAGCAGTCGCTCCAACATCTGGACCGGCTGAAAAAAGCGGCAGTGTCCGGAGATGAGCAAGCTCTTGCACGTCTCGCACAGGAACATGGTTTCCCTTCATCATTCACAGAAGAGAGCCACGCAGAAAATATCCGGATTATCCGAGAGGAATCTACATATACAGAGGAGAAATTGTAG
- a CDS encoding aldo/keto reductase, translated as MKYTTLKKTDIQISTLGLGTNAVGGHNLYNRLDEEDGKHMVRAALDHGVTFLDTADVYGEGRSEELIGEVLKDYGRNQYVIATKGGSDWRTNSKNNDPAYMRQALEDSLERLQLDYVDLYYIHWPDGKTPIRESVAELAKLRDEGKIRAIGVSNVSLAQLKEANAEDDVNAVQLAYHMLNREIEKDILPYCVENDISIIAYGPLAFGLLGGKYTKELKLPEGDFRRGLPLFQEGEFEKNLAIVEELKKVADKKGTDLSNLALAWLLAQPGVDAVIPGGKKPEQVKSNLTAANIQLSEEDLAEIATIL; from the coding sequence ATGAAGTACACAACATTGAAGAAGACGGATATTCAAATTTCAACACTTGGTTTGGGAACGAATGCGGTCGGCGGTCACAATCTGTATAACAGACTGGATGAAGAAGACGGCAAGCACATGGTTCGCGCGGCGTTGGATCATGGTGTGACTTTCCTGGACACAGCCGATGTCTATGGGGAGGGCCGGTCGGAAGAACTGATCGGTGAAGTGTTGAAAGATTACGGCCGCAATCAGTATGTCATTGCAACAAAAGGCGGCAGTGACTGGCGGACGAATTCCAAAAACAACGATCCGGCCTATATGCGGCAGGCGCTGGAGGACAGCCTTGAGCGACTGCAGTTGGATTATGTGGATCTGTATTACATACATTGGCCGGACGGGAAAACGCCGATTCGTGAATCGGTAGCCGAGCTTGCGAAATTGCGGGATGAAGGGAAGATCCGGGCGATCGGTGTATCGAATGTGTCGCTTGCGCAATTGAAAGAAGCCAATGCAGAGGATGATGTGAATGCCGTCCAGCTGGCGTATCACATGCTGAATCGTGAGATTGAAAAGGATATTCTTCCGTATTGCGTGGAAAATGACATTTCGATCATTGCCTATGGCCCTCTTGCATTCGGTCTCCTTGGCGGCAAGTATACAAAAGAATTGAAATTGCCGGAAGGGGATTTTCGCCGTGGTTTGCCGCTGTTCCAGGAAGGCGAATTCGAGAAGAACCTGGCAATCGTTGAAGAACTCAAAAAAGTGGCGGATAAGAAAGGGACGGATCTTTCGAATTTGGCGCTGGCCTGGCTGCTCGCTCAGCCCGGTGTGGATGCAGTGATTCCGGGAGGCAAAAAACCGGAGCAAGTGAAATCGAATCTGACTGCAGCTAACATCCAGTTATCGGAAGAGGATTTGGCGGAGATTGCGACGATTTTGTAA
- a CDS encoding divergent PAP2 family protein — MKRMNRGAITALSAIGLAQGLKILTYKNATGKWDWKQAFTTGGMPSSHSAGVSALASYVAVHKGTRHTETALAVVFGVIVMYDAQGVRRHTGEIAQLVNDLEDSFVTVSADFPSFEYVQRETELKELLGHQPIEVLGGALIGLLMGMVSANIENDERRKRRQNQLPPGARAQYRMMAR; from the coding sequence ATGAAACGGATGAACCGCGGAGCGATCACCGCACTTTCAGCAATCGGGCTTGCACAGGGGCTCAAAATCCTGACGTATAAAAATGCGACGGGTAAATGGGATTGGAAACAGGCTTTCACTACGGGAGGCATGCCTAGCTCACACTCAGCAGGGGTGTCGGCACTCGCATCTTATGTAGCCGTCCATAAAGGAACCCGGCACACGGAAACGGCACTGGCTGTCGTGTTCGGAGTTATTGTCATGTACGATGCGCAGGGGGTCCGCCGCCACACAGGGGAAATCGCTCAACTCGTTAATGACCTGGAAGACAGCTTTGTAACCGTTTCGGCTGATTTCCCGAGTTTCGAATACGTCCAGCGGGAGACAGAGTTAAAAGAACTGTTGGGCCACCAGCCGATTGAAGTGCTTGGCGGGGCGCTGATCGGTCTGCTGATGGGTATGGTATCTGCAAATATTGAAAACGATGAGCGCCGCAAACGGAGACAGAACCAGCTTCCGCCAGGTGCACGCGCACAATACCGAATGATGGCCAGATGA
- a CDS encoding DMT family transporter translates to MAYLYLALSIAGELLGTSMIKASDGFTKPLPTTGVIISFVFSFFFLSLSLKVIPLNMAYAIWSGVGTAATVVISVLIWKEKITAGSIVGILLIIFGVAVLNLYGPGHSASAEQTTAANEQSL, encoded by the coding sequence ATGGCGTATTTGTATTTAGCGCTGTCGATCGCCGGTGAACTCCTGGGGACATCCATGATCAAGGCTTCTGACGGTTTCACAAAGCCGCTGCCGACAACCGGAGTGATCATAAGCTTTGTATTCTCATTTTTCTTCCTTTCGCTGTCACTGAAAGTCATCCCGCTCAATATGGCGTATGCTATCTGGTCAGGAGTGGGCACAGCCGCTACGGTAGTCATTTCGGTGCTGATCTGGAAAGAGAAAATAACGGCGGGAAGTATTGTGGGAATTCTATTGATTATCTTCGGGGTGGCAGTATTGAACCTATATGGTCCCGGGCATTCAGCTTCGGCTGAGCAAACAACAGCTGCAAATGAACAATCTCTTTAG
- a CDS encoding glycosyltransferase family 2 protein — MQQTQLKRVSVIVPVYNAEAHLHYSVASILKQTYKNIELILINDGSADDSGRLCENYAEKDTRVKVIHQANAGPSAARNAGLEAATGTYIQFADSDDFLEPEMTEKLVRAMRSDTQLVICGYKDVLWNGSDIICLKSSSFKKAGTYRKFELLPWFGELFKDYYIHFNWNKLYDAALIRDMGIVFDQEIIRGEDLLFNLNYLDRCHGINILPEALYNYSHSNDQSITSIFRPNLFENQQMLLAEVRSFLCRNQVYSGQNKESIENFYLMRIEACFSNLFHPNSTLSARSIKKYMEEIIFDKQVNESVLYLQRCDFEKKLLGKLIRSRAIDVLYGYYYGKSLLKRRMQAFNVAPRKWV, encoded by the coding sequence ATGCAGCAAACCCAATTGAAACGTGTCAGTGTAATCGTTCCCGTCTATAACGCAGAAGCACACCTCCATTACAGCGTAGCCAGTATCCTGAAGCAAACATATAAAAACATCGAATTAATTCTGATCAATGATGGTTCTGCTGATGACAGTGGTCGGCTATGTGAGAACTATGCCGAGAAAGACACGCGGGTGAAAGTGATCCATCAGGCCAATGCAGGTCCTTCCGCCGCACGGAATGCCGGGCTTGAAGCGGCAACAGGTACATATATCCAGTTTGCTGATTCGGATGATTTTCTTGAGCCTGAAATGACAGAGAAACTGGTACGTGCAATGAGGTCTGACACACAGCTGGTGATTTGCGGATACAAAGACGTACTGTGGAATGGGAGTGACATCATTTGCCTTAAAAGCTCTAGTTTTAAGAAAGCGGGTACTTACAGAAAATTTGAATTGCTGCCTTGGTTCGGCGAACTCTTTAAGGATTATTATATTCATTTCAACTGGAATAAACTCTATGATGCTGCCCTTATACGAGACATGGGAATTGTCTTTGATCAGGAGATCATCCGGGGAGAAGATCTGCTGTTCAATCTTAATTACTTGGACAGATGCCATGGCATCAATATCCTTCCTGAGGCCCTGTACAATTATAGCCACTCCAATGATCAGTCCATCACAAGTATATTCCGGCCGAATCTGTTCGAAAACCAGCAGATGCTGTTGGCTGAGGTCCGAAGTTTTTTATGCAGGAATCAAGTGTATTCCGGGCAAAACAAAGAATCCATTGAAAACTTTTATCTGATGCGCATTGAAGCCTGTTTCTCAAATCTGTTCCATCCAAACAGTACCCTCTCAGCAAGATCGATCAAGAAGTACATGGAAGAAATCATTTTCGATAAACAGGTGAATGAGAGCGTCTTGTATTTACAGCGGTGTGATTTTGAGAAGAAATTACTTGGAAAGTTAATCAGGAGCAGAGCGATCGACGTTCTCTATGGTTATTATTATGGGAAAAGTCTATTGAAAAGACGAATGCAGGCTTTTAATGTCGCTCCAAGAAAATGGGTGTGA
- the lipA gene encoding lipoyl synthase has product MTKANEHVRKPEWLKVKLNTNKTYNDLKKLMREKNLNTVCEEAKCPNIHECWSERRTATFMILGDTCTRACRFCAVKTGLPNELDWGEPERVAESTEIMELKHVVVTAVARDDLKDGGAAVFAETVRAIRRRMPGTTVEVLPSDMKGDYESLHTLMDSQPDIFNHNIETVRRLTKRVRAKATYDRSLELLARVKEIAPHIPTKSSLMVGLGETKEEILQAMDDLLAHNVDIMAIGQYLQPTRKHLNVERYYHPDEFEELKRIALEKGFKHCEAGPMVRSSYHADEQVSETAAQRRIKYMKGYESQGDELEDVEF; this is encoded by the coding sequence GTGACAAAAGCGAATGAGCATGTCCGAAAACCCGAATGGCTGAAAGTGAAGCTGAACACCAACAAAACTTATAATGACCTGAAAAAATTGATGCGCGAAAAAAACTTGAACACAGTGTGCGAAGAAGCAAAATGCCCGAATATCCACGAGTGTTGGAGCGAACGCCGCACTGCGACATTCATGATCCTGGGTGATACATGCACACGTGCATGCCGGTTCTGCGCTGTGAAGACCGGTCTTCCGAATGAACTCGACTGGGGTGAGCCGGAACGGGTCGCGGAATCGACGGAAATTATGGAGCTGAAACACGTCGTGGTGACGGCAGTCGCACGAGATGATTTGAAAGACGGCGGGGCAGCTGTGTTTGCGGAGACTGTGCGCGCCATCCGCAGAAGAATGCCGGGCACAACTGTCGAGGTGTTGCCGTCTGATATGAAAGGTGATTATGAAAGCCTGCACACCTTGATGGACAGCCAGCCGGATATCTTTAACCACAATATTGAAACCGTGCGGCGCCTCACCAAACGGGTCCGGGCGAAAGCAACCTATGACCGTTCACTGGAACTGCTTGCACGTGTAAAAGAAATCGCGCCGCATATTCCGACAAAATCGAGTCTGATGGTCGGGCTTGGAGAAACGAAGGAAGAGATCCTGCAGGCGATGGATGATCTCTTGGCGCATAATGTGGACATTATGGCGATTGGCCAGTACTTGCAGCCGACCCGCAAGCACTTGAATGTGGAGCGGTATTACCATCCGGACGAGTTTGAAGAACTGAAGCGGATCGCACTCGAAAAAGGCTTTAAGCATTGCGAAGCGGGGCCGATGGTGCGTTCGTCTTACCATGCTGATGAACAAGTGAGCGAAACGGCTGCACAGCGCCGCATCAAGTACATGAAGGGCTATGAGTCCCAAGGTGATGAACTTGAAGACGTGGAATTTTAA
- the solA gene encoding N-methyl-L-tryptophan oxidase yields MNVDAIIIGAGAMGMAAGYYLAKQNQKVVLIDPHDPPHTQGSHHGETRLIRHAYGEGENYVPMALRAQKLWVELERESKRKVFHQTGVLNFGTPDSAFLKNVRRSVEVHSLPADFLTAQEVNERWPGFQLSEELIACYEPNSGILMSEEAIRAYRELAEKHGAELLVNTRLQEIIAADNGITITTDNQTVTGRKLIITAGRGTNTVLKLLGQQLPLQPMRTNVSWFQADAELHSPSIFPAWAYDDGETGFYGFPDIDGAGLKIGDHNAGVPMSPEEALTPFGTEPEDGQHVSGFLRTHMGLEPVQRKGQTCIYTNSPDEDFIIDHLPEHRNIIVACGFSGHGFKFASAVGEILSDLAIRGKTEANIAGFTISRFK; encoded by the coding sequence ATGAATGTCGATGCAATCATTATCGGAGCAGGGGCAATGGGGATGGCCGCGGGCTATTACCTCGCCAAGCAAAATCAGAAAGTGGTGCTGATCGACCCGCATGATCCACCCCATACACAAGGATCCCATCACGGGGAAACCCGGCTGATCCGTCACGCCTATGGAGAAGGAGAAAACTACGTTCCAATGGCGTTGCGGGCACAAAAGTTATGGGTGGAACTTGAACGGGAATCGAAACGGAAAGTCTTCCACCAGACAGGCGTCTTGAATTTCGGGACGCCCGATTCAGCCTTTTTAAAAAATGTAAGGCGCTCCGTTGAAGTCCATTCCTTGCCGGCTGATTTCCTCACAGCACAGGAGGTCAATGAAAGATGGCCAGGCTTCCAGCTGTCAGAGGAATTGATTGCCTGCTATGAACCGAATTCGGGTATCCTGATGAGCGAAGAAGCCATCCGGGCGTACCGGGAATTGGCAGAGAAGCACGGAGCTGAGCTGCTCGTGAATACACGGCTGCAAGAAATAATAGCAGCCGACAATGGCATAACAATAACCACTGATAACCAAACCGTTACGGGCCGCAAGCTGATCATCACAGCAGGAAGAGGAACAAACACCGTATTAAAACTGCTCGGCCAGCAACTGCCCCTTCAGCCGATGCGAACGAATGTCTCCTGGTTCCAGGCGGATGCGGAGTTGCACAGCCCGTCCATTTTCCCGGCATGGGCATATGATGATGGCGAGACAGGTTTCTACGGATTTCCGGATATAGACGGAGCAGGCTTGAAAATTGGAGACCATAACGCCGGTGTCCCTATGTCCCCTGAGGAAGCGTTGACTCCGTTCGGCACAGAACCGGAAGACGGCCAGCATGTCAGTGGATTTTTACGGACGCATATGGGGCTTGAACCTGTACAGCGGAAAGGGCAAACATGCATCTACACAAATTCACCTGACGAAGATTTCATCATTGATCACTTACCGGAGCACCGGAATATCATTGTCGCTTGTGGCTTTTCAGGGCACGGATTCAAATTCGCAAGTGCGGTCGGCGAAATCCTGAGCGACTTGGCGATACGCGGTAAAACGGAGGCCAACATTGCAGGCTTTACGATCAGCCGATTCAAGTAA
- a CDS encoding GntP family permease, with the protein MEGFGLVLLIAAGVLFVIFATAKLKLHPFLSLIIAAFGIGIFAGLPLAVVVESINTGFGGLMGGIGLVIIFGTFIGVILEKSGAALRMAEVVLRIIGEKRPQLAMSLIGAIVSIPVFCDSGYVIISSLKKALAKKANVTIASMAIALSTGLFATHTLVPPTPGPVAAAANIGAESYLGTVILIGLIVAIPVVAAGYFWARKVGPTIHIKEEGSVAFADDYDKIVAEFGEMPSAFKSFAPILIPILLIGLSSVTTFAGWEGTLANILLFMGAPVVALLIGLLFAFLLLPSYDEETLTGWITLGIKEAAPILLITGAGGAFGTVIKATPVADFIQSFGDSAFFTGALFLLIPFLIAAALKTAQGSSTAAIVITSSLVAPLLLQVGIEGAVPLALVVMAIGAGAMVVSHVNDSYFWVVKEFSGMSVTQAYKAQTAATLLQGIVAIVVTLILWVILV; encoded by the coding sequence GTGGAAGGATTTGGTCTGGTTTTACTTATTGCAGCAGGTGTACTTTTCGTCATATTCGCGACAGCAAAATTGAAGCTTCATCCGTTTTTATCCTTAATTATTGCAGCATTCGGCATCGGTATATTTGCGGGTCTCCCGCTTGCAGTCGTAGTCGAATCGATTAATACCGGTTTTGGCGGGCTAATGGGCGGAATTGGGCTTGTCATCATTTTCGGTACATTCATTGGTGTTATTCTTGAAAAATCAGGTGCAGCGCTTCGGATGGCAGAAGTGGTGCTGCGAATCATAGGTGAAAAGCGTCCACAGCTTGCAATGAGCCTTATCGGTGCCATTGTCAGCATTCCCGTATTCTGTGATTCTGGCTATGTCATTATATCATCACTTAAGAAAGCGCTTGCCAAAAAAGCGAATGTCACAATCGCTTCAATGGCCATTGCATTATCAACCGGCCTGTTTGCGACGCATACACTTGTTCCGCCGACGCCTGGTCCGGTTGCAGCCGCAGCGAATATCGGAGCTGAATCATATTTGGGAACAGTCATCTTGATCGGTCTCATCGTGGCAATTCCTGTCGTCGCCGCCGGATACTTTTGGGCAAGAAAAGTGGGACCGACTATACATATCAAGGAAGAAGGCAGTGTTGCTTTTGCCGACGATTACGATAAAATTGTTGCAGAGTTCGGGGAGATGCCGTCAGCTTTCAAGTCGTTTGCACCGATTCTCATACCGATTTTGCTGATTGGCTTGAGTTCTGTCACAACATTTGCAGGATGGGAAGGCACATTGGCCAATATTCTCCTGTTCATGGGCGCTCCGGTCGTCGCATTGCTGATCGGCCTGCTTTTCGCCTTCTTGTTGCTGCCAAGCTACGATGAAGAGACGCTCACCGGCTGGATCACATTGGGCATAAAAGAAGCAGCTCCGATTCTGCTGATCACAGGAGCGGGCGGTGCGTTCGGAACTGTCATTAAAGCGACACCGGTTGCGGATTTTATCCAAAGTTTCGGGGACAGCGCATTTTTCACCGGTGCATTATTCCTGCTTATTCCGTTCCTGATCGCTGCTGCTCTTAAGACAGCGCAGGGCTCATCGACTGCAGCCATCGTTATTACATCATCACTGGTGGCACCATTGCTATTGCAAGTAGGAATTGAAGGTGCAGTACCGCTAGCGCTCGTCGTTATGGCGATCGGTGCAGGAGCGATGGTGGTTTCACATGTGAATGACAGTTATTTCTGGGTCGTGAAGGAATTCAGCGGAATGTCTGTGACCCAAGCCTACAAGGCTCAAACAGCAGCAACATTGCTGCAAGGCATTGTGGCGATTGTAGTTACGCTTATCCTGTGGGTAATCTTAGTTTAA
- a CDS encoding lipoate--protein ligase family protein — protein sequence MNDTWMFIDSGHNSPAFNMAMDEVLLNWHSDGKIPPVLRFYGWEPAGISVGFFQKVNGSIDTVSAERLGIPLVRRQTGGKAVLHDQELTYSVLVSEAHPAMPKTVKDAYLVLSQGLLEGYKKLGIRTEFAIPESTSASGSAVCFEEPSWYELTVDGKKAAGSAQTRKKGVILQHGSIPLALNEDKLFDLFIYPNEHVKEKVRAAFRNRAVAINDLLPQPVSFNEVKAAFQAGFEQGLSITLQPFDPPAEMLAEAHELEQKYSSDEWNYLREKEGERSV from the coding sequence ATGAACGACACATGGATGTTCATCGATTCAGGGCACAATTCACCCGCCTTTAATATGGCGATGGATGAAGTGTTGCTGAACTGGCACAGTGACGGGAAAATCCCCCCGGTTCTGCGGTTCTATGGCTGGGAACCGGCCGGCATTTCAGTCGGATTCTTTCAGAAAGTGAATGGAAGCATTGATACTGTTAGTGCAGAACGTCTAGGTATTCCACTCGTCCGAAGACAGACAGGCGGAAAGGCGGTGCTTCACGACCAGGAGCTTACATACAGCGTGCTGGTTTCAGAAGCGCATCCGGCGATGCCGAAAACTGTGAAGGATGCATATCTTGTACTGTCGCAAGGATTGCTTGAAGGCTACAAGAAACTCGGCATCCGCACGGAGTTCGCAATCCCGGAAAGCACCTCGGCATCCGGCTCTGCCGTGTGCTTTGAAGAGCCTTCCTGGTATGAATTGACCGTGGACGGCAAAAAGGCGGCGGGCAGTGCGCAGACCCGCAAAAAAGGAGTCATCCTGCAGCATGGGTCCATTCCGCTTGCTTTGAATGAAGACAAGTTGTTCGATCTGTTCATTTATCCGAATGAACATGTGAAAGAGAAAGTGCGTGCAGCATTTCGGAACCGGGCAGTGGCTATCAATGATCTTCTACCACAACCGGTAAGTTTCAATGAAGTGAAAGCCGCTTTCCAGGCGGGTTTCGAACAAGGCCTTAGCATCACGCTGCAGCCGTTCGATCCTCCGGCGGAAATGCTGGCGGAAGCACATGAACTTGAACAGAAATACAGCAGTGATGAGTGGAATTACCTGAGAGAAAAAGAAGGGGAGCGATCTGTGTGA
- a CDS encoding TetR/AcrR family transcriptional regulator: MGENGTKREQVLAAAVKVVRESGAAQLTLEAVASKAGVSKGGLLYHFPNKEILIQAMVDELMDGYVADIEERVAIDRHPHGKWSRAYVESTFQELEDGFNMSSGLLAALFMNPALLSKLREQYAIWQKKIGREESDSIRPVIARLAADGLWFAEIFGLAPPDEKLRSQVAKELISWTKEEGDR; the protein is encoded by the coding sequence ATGGGAGAGAACGGTACGAAGCGGGAGCAGGTGTTAGCGGCGGCGGTGAAAGTGGTGCGGGAATCAGGGGCTGCGCAATTGACGCTGGAGGCAGTGGCAAGCAAAGCGGGAGTCAGCAAAGGCGGACTGCTGTATCATTTTCCGAACAAAGAAATCCTTATCCAGGCAATGGTCGATGAATTGATGGATGGTTATGTTGCAGATATTGAAGAGCGGGTGGCGATAGATCGGCACCCGCATGGAAAATGGAGCCGGGCATATGTGGAGTCTACTTTTCAGGAGCTGGAAGATGGCTTCAATATGAGTTCTGGATTGCTGGCAGCCTTGTTTATGAATCCTGCTTTGCTAAGTAAACTTCGGGAACAGTATGCAATCTGGCAGAAAAAGATCGGGCGCGAGGAGTCCGATTCTATCCGCCCGGTGATTGCACGTCTTGCTGCAGACGGCCTGTGGTTCGCGGAAATTTTCGGCTTGGCCCCGCCCGACGAAAAATTGCGCAGCCAGGTGGCAAAAGAACTGATCTCATGGACGAAGGAGGAGGGGGACCGATGA
- a CDS encoding alpha/beta fold hydrolase translates to MPVFETNHSKLYYADTGEGQPLLLLHGLSSSHAMFYREIEFFKKKYRVIAPDARGHGNSQKHEEYTLQDHIDDTVALLDHLGLESVYVIGVSMGSYIAQGLAIQEADRIKKLILVATKPSGMKASMEELFDRYADELEGLGTIDKLSRASKYMFHNHDSVNQWLKITGENSDQLTAREQKVASDALKGFDFRMKLDKVKAETLVISGTHDGLNPPEKGRETAVLIPDATFMEFKNSGHAPNVEQERLFLGIADNFLD, encoded by the coding sequence ATGCCAGTCTTTGAGACCAACCATTCAAAACTATATTACGCGGATACAGGCGAAGGCCAGCCGTTATTGCTGCTGCATGGCCTTTCAAGCAGTCACGCCATGTTTTACCGGGAAATCGAGTTTTTCAAAAAGAAATACCGGGTGATCGCTCCGGATGCGCGCGGGCATGGGAATTCACAGAAGCACGAGGAGTATACATTGCAGGACCATATCGATGATACGGTGGCGCTTCTGGATCATTTGGGGCTTGAATCCGTTTACGTGATCGGCGTTTCAATGGGCAGTTACATCGCGCAAGGGCTCGCCATCCAGGAAGCAGACCGGATAAAGAAACTGATTCTGGTCGCCACCAAGCCGAGTGGCATGAAAGCTTCGATGGAAGAATTGTTCGACCGCTATGCAGATGAACTGGAAGGGCTCGGGACGATCGATAAACTGAGCCGGGCCTCCAAATACATGTTCCATAACCATGATTCCGTCAACCAATGGCTCAAGATCACCGGAGAAAACAGCGATCAGCTGACAGCAAGAGAGCAGAAGGTCGCTTCGGATGCATTGAAAGGCTTTGATTTCCGGATGAAGCTGGATAAGGTAAAGGCTGAAACCCTGGTGATTAGCGGGACCCATGATGGGCTTAATCCACCCGAGAAAGGCCGGGAGACCGCGGTACTCATTCCGGATGCGACATTCATGGAATTTAAAAATTCCGGCCATGCCCCGAACGTCGAACAGGAACGTCTCTTTCTTGGAATTGCCGATAATTTCCTCGATTGA
- a CDS encoding acetamidase/formamidase family protein, with protein MNHIIELTEQNLHGSFSNTYSPILTVASGDSLRLTTPDIQWGYSAHPDQERIIFGSREQEEKPGHPLVGPIAVEGAKPGMVLEIRLNDIVPGWYGRNWAGGNASWQNTKLGITEHERIQLDWRLDTATQTARCEIGGRTFHAGLSPFMGLIATAPAEAGVHRTAPPGYFGGNIDCKELVRGSSLFLPVSVEGALLSIGDGHALQGDGESSGTAIECPMELVDVTLTLHERSSLALPRANTPAGWVTFGFHEDLNSAAGTALNEMVTYMQELYGVSKTEAAALSSVAVDLHITQVVNGVKGVHAILPHGVLR; from the coding sequence GTGAACCATATTATCGAATTAACTGAACAGAATTTACACGGCTCATTCAGTAATACCTATTCCCCGATTCTTACTGTGGCCTCAGGAGACTCCCTGCGGCTGACAACACCAGACATCCAATGGGGCTATTCAGCACATCCGGATCAGGAACGGATCATTTTCGGCTCCCGGGAACAGGAAGAAAAACCGGGGCACCCACTCGTCGGACCCATTGCAGTGGAAGGGGCAAAGCCGGGCATGGTGCTCGAAATTCGGCTGAATGATATTGTCCCCGGCTGGTACGGTCGCAACTGGGCAGGCGGCAACGCGAGCTGGCAGAATACTAAACTCGGCATCACTGAACACGAGCGGATCCAGCTTGATTGGCGACTGGATACGGCCACACAGACAGCTCGCTGCGAGATTGGCGGCCGGACTTTCCATGCCGGACTTTCTCCGTTCATGGGTCTCATCGCCACCGCACCGGCTGAAGCCGGCGTGCATCGGACTGCGCCTCCCGGTTACTTCGGGGGGAACATCGATTGTAAGGAACTGGTCAGAGGCAGCAGCCTGTTTCTTCCGGTTTCAGTGGAGGGTGCCCTGCTGTCTATCGGTGATGGCCATGCGTTGCAAGGAGATGGTGAAAGCAGCGGAACCGCTATTGAATGCCCGATGGAGCTCGTCGACGTTACATTGACTTTGCATGAACGGAGTTCTCTTGCTTTGCCGCGTGCGAATACGCCGGCCGGCTGGGTGACATTCGGCTTCCACGAGGACCTGAACAGTGCAGCCGGAACCGCGCTTAATGAAATGGTGACTTATATGCAGGAATTGTACGGCGTATCGAAAACAGAAGCCGCAGCGCTATCGAGTGTCGCTGTCGATTTGCATATCACGCAAGTGGTCAATGGAGTCAAAGGAGTACATGCCATTTTGCCGCACGGCGTGCTGCGATAA